The segment CCAATCGATCATAGGAGATTCCAGCGAGAAACGGGACCAGCCTCGCCATCTCATCGAAGATCTCAGCCGGGTGAGTATAGTGAAATCCCGAACATGGCAGGCCGAGTTTATCAGCAACCCGCCTGGCCAGCTCAGAGGTAATCCACCAATCCGGCCTGGCCTCTCCAGGTGGATCGAGCGCCTTTCTGACCCGCTGGACGCGCCGCTCCGAGTTGGTGAACGTTCCCTCCTTCTCGGCGAAGGCGGCTGTAGGTAGGAACACGTGGGCCAGTTCTGCGGTCTCGTGCAGGAACAGCTCCTGGACCACAAGGCAATCAAGGTTGGAGAGCGCCTTCTTCGCATGGTGAAGATCGGGTTCTGTGAGCAGGGGGTTCTCGCCGACCATATACATGGCGCGGATCGACCCATTCAGGCATCCTTCTATCATTTCAGTGAGGGCCATTCCCGCGCTGTCAGAAGGTCGGACGCCCCAGGCCGCCTCGTACTTGTCCAAGACCTCAGGGGTGTAAGTTTGGTAACCGGGAAGGTGCGTGGGAAGACATCCGGCGTCTCCGCACCCCTGGACATTGTTCTGGCCTCGAAGCGGCGAGATGCCGGAACCGGGAAATCCCATCTGTCCGGCGACAAGGGAGAGGTTCAGCAGGGCATGGGCGTTGGCCGTCCCATTCGTATGCTGGGTGATCCCCATCCCCCAGAGCAGGCATGAGCCTGAGATGGCGGGCTTCGCGTACCAGCGGGCGGCCTGAACGATCTGCTCCTGCGGGACGCCGGTAACCTGTTCGGCGACCTGCAGTGTATACGGTTCCAGCGCCTTCCGCCACGCGTCGAACCCTTCGGTCCGGTTCCGCACAAACTCAAGGTTGGCCAATCCTTCATCGATGATCACCCGCGCCATCGCGTTAAAGAGGGTGACGTCGGTCCCCGGCCGCTGCCGCAGCCAGAGGTCTGCCTGGCCGCACAGCTCGATCCGCTTCGGGTTCACGACGATGAGCCTGGCGCCACGGCTCACGGCCTGGCGAAGACGGATGGCGATCACCGGATGGTTCGACGACGGATCCGATCCGACGACCATGAGGCAGCCAGACCCCTCGTAATCGTCGTAGGAGTTTGACGTAGCCCCAGAGCCCAATGAGCGCAGCATCGCCACGACCGAGGGCGAATGACAGAGGCGGGCGCAGTGATCAATGTTGTTGGTGCCTATCACCGTCCGAACGAACTTCTGGACGATATAGCTCTCCTCGTTAGTTCCCTTCGCTGAGGCCAGTGCTCCGAAGCGTCCGCGATGTCTGACCAGGCCCTCCACCGCCGCATCGAGCGCTTCGTCCCAGGATACCGGACGCCAGCTCCCATTGCGCCGCACCATGGGCCGAGTGATCCGGTCTGCAGCGTGGACGAACCCTGTCCCGAATCGCCCCTTGACACAGAGCATGCCGAGACTCGATCGATTCGTGGGGACGTCGTCGGCCATCAGCGCGAGGCGTCCGTCGGCGCGAACGCGAAGGCGTATGCCGCAGCCGACGCCGCAGTACGGGCAGGTCGTCTCGACTTCTCGCACGATAGACGTGGGTGCTTCCTTGGGCCGGAAGGCCCCCGTTGGACAGGTGGCGACGCACTGCCCGCATGAGGTACAGACGGAGGAGGCGAGCGAGCCATCGCCGGAGACCCCCACCTTCATTCGGCTGCTGCGCCCCAACAGGGCGATAGCGCCGATCTGCTGGACGTCATCGCAGGCGACGGTGCAGCGGCCGCAGAGGATGCAGGCGTCCCGATCGAGGACGAAGAACGATTTGGTATCGTCTACAGGCGCGTGTCGCCATGGCATATGGTGGCGGTGGAAGAGCCCGAGTCTGGCGCAGGCATCGGAGAGCTGACCAAACCCGGGCCGATCGAACGAGGGGGTCGCCATACCGCACGTGAGGTCAAGGACCCCGCTTCGGATCCGTGTGAGAACGGGATCGTTGGTCGAGACCACCATCCCGTCGCGGGCAGGCAGGTGGCAGGAAGCGGGGAAGCCGCGCATCCCTTCGACCTTGACTAGGCAGGTCCGGCAGGCGCCGAGGGCAGGCCGATCCGGGTCCTTACATAGCTGTGGAAGCGGGATGCCAAGTCGGTTGACGGCGTCGAGGACTGTAGCGCCGGGTTGGACCGCTACCCTGGTTCCGTCGATGGTCAGGCTGACGACCGTATCGCCCATCTTCATCCCTTTCCAATGATATCAGGCGGGGTTGAGAGCATCTCTTGAGGAAACTGATCAACCGCTGAGAGGAGGGACAGGGGCGCCGATTGACCGAGGCCGCACAGCGAGGCCAGCCGTACCACCTGGGCCAGTTCCTCGATCTCTTGCCGCTGGCCGGAGTTCTGAGGCTGCTGAAGGAGCGCGAGCAGGCGACCTGTTCCCTCTCGACATGGCGTGCATTTGCCGCACGACTCCCGCGCATTGAAGGCAAGGAGCGTCCGAGTGACATCGCCGATTGAAGCGCTCTCGCCGAGGGCGACCACACCCCCGCTTCCAGGCGAGATCGTTCCGCCTGGAACCAGCGGCTCATCGAACCGACTGGGGTGGACGATAACGCCGGATGGTCCACCGACGAGCGCCGCCTTCAGTGGTCGTCCATCTCCACTTCCTCCGCCAATCGCTTCACACAAATGACGGAGCGTGACGCCCATCGGCGCCTCCACGATCCCCGGTCGGGCGAGGTGGCCGGAGAGGCCGAACAGCTTAGTTCCCCGTCCTCCACCGATGGCGGCAAACCACGCGGCGCCTCGACTGACGATCAGCGGTACCGCTGCGAGGGTTTCCACGTTGTTGATCACCGTCGGCTTCCCCCATAGCCCCGCCTCCACCGGGAACGGGGGCTTGGGGCGAGGCATGGCGCGCCTGCCTTCGATGGCTTCCATGAGCGCCGTCTCTTCCCCGAGGATAAAGCCGCCTGCACCACGACGAAGCTCCAGGTGAAAGGAGAAATCGCTTCCAAGGATTTGCTCGCCGAGCAGTCCGGCCGCCTCAGCCGATCGAAGCGCGTTCTCCATTCGACGCGCTGCGAGGTCGGCCTCACCGTTGATGAAGAGTATGCCGCGGTTGACTCCGGAGGCGAAGGCCGCCAACAGGATACCTTCCAACAGCCGATGGGGATCACCCTCCATCAGGTGGCGGTCCTTGAAAATACCGGGCTCACCCTCTTCGCCGTTGATCACGAGATACTTGAGGGGTCCTGCCGCATTGCGGCAGGCCTCCCATTTATGCGCGGCTCCGAAGTACGCGCCACCCCGTCCGGCAAGGCCGGACGCTTTGACCTCGTTGATGACGGCGACCGCGTCGCCCTGTTGGAGGGAGCGAGCGAATCCCGCATAGCTCCCGTGACGCAAGGCGTCGGCCAGATCGTTCGCATCGACCACTCCACAGCGGTCGAGAACAGCTCGATGCTGGCCGCTCAGGAACGGCTCGTGAGCGAGACCGGAGATCTCGCGCCAGGACGATTCCTGCCAGGCCACCGCATTAAGTCCTGTGGGGAGTCGATCCTCCTTCAGCGCCGAGACCAAGGGAATGACATTATCGACATTCATAGCCTTGAGCGTCATTCTCGGCCAGCCGGATCGGTACAGTTCTACAACGGGAGCGGCATAGCACATGCCGTTGCAGCCGCCCTCCATGACGGTCGCGGACAGCCCTTGATGCTTTACCTCCTCTGTCAGCCTTTCCATAAGGAGGTCGGCCCCGACCGATGCGCTGCAACTCCCCACACCGACAATGAGCCTGAGTGCTGAAGGCTGACGGGTGAGCGATTGTGTGACAAGCTGTTCGAGGGCAGCTACAGGAGTATCGCTGCTTGGCTTCAACAGGGCCGGGACGGAGACGAGCGATATCCGAGAAGCGGCAGGATCGAATAGTCTGTCGAGTTGATCTGTGCCGACTCGTCCATAACAGCGATGATCTACCTCGACGACAGGGGCCATCGAACACCTGAAGAGGCAATCGGCCTCTTCGAGGGTGACGCTTTGATCCGGCGACGTCTCGCCGGCTCTAAGTCCAAGACGATCCTGCAGGGTGTGGAGCAGCGTCAGACCACCTTGAATGCGACAGCTCGTACCGGTACAGACGCGAATCAAGCGGGCGCCCGGCTTGACAAGGCGAAACTCCGGGTACTGGGTGGCAACTCCGTACACCTCGCTCTTGGGGACCCGGAGGTGGAGAGCCACCGCCACGAGGCTCTCCGGACTCAGCCAGCCCTCGGCCCCTTGCGCCGCTTGCAGTGCCGGCAGGAGCCACGTCCGCTCCCGTGGAAACTGTGCAATCAGTGCGCGAAGAGCATATTGATCCGGCGGTATCACGGATACGCCTCCCACAGATTCATGTCGTGTAGCGGTGATAGAGTTGTCGTACCCGGACAGTCGCATGAAGACCGCCTTCATGTCAAGAGTCATAGCGCTATTGTATAGCGTGGAGTAGGGGGGCGACAAAGTGTGCCGGACGGCATTTTTTTGTTGCAGTCTGGCTTGGAAGGTGCTAGATGAACTATAGGGGCGTAGGGATGTGTAGCTGCGCGTCCTATTCAGGCGAGGGTGTGATACCCATCGTCCCAAGCCAAGGAGGGTTAGAGTGGCGGTGTCCGCGTTCGTCTTCCTTGAGTGCTCGGCAGGTCGGTCCAAAGACGTGGCCAAGCAGTTATCCGGTATTCCCGGGGTAAAGCTCTCTCATGCCGTAACCGGTCCACACGATGTCATTGCCTTTGTGGAGGGGCCGGATATCAACGCGTTGGGGATCACGATCATCTCAAAGATTCAGGCAGTTTCGGGGGTGCTCCGCACTACGACCAACGTCGTCGTGGAGTAAGACCTGCGCGATCGCCCTTGATGCAGTTTGTTGTGACCCATCTGTTCGAGTGGGCGGCCGTCTTGAATTTGTAGGCTAAATTCGCGCAGCGATGGCCGGATTGTTAGAAAATACTTGACAAGGCCAATATTTGCCATTTAGAGTTACGCGCTGTGATGTCAAAGATAGATCGGGGTGGACCCATTAACCAACAACTGCCAATGACGGCAGCGGCAGGCAACGGAGCCTGCGGAGTCAATCGATGAAGGGGGGACGGGGAATGCAGAAGCAGGAGCGACGGCCAACGATCATGACCCTGGAGGAGGTCGCTCGCTTCCTCCGGCTCAACAAGTCGACGATCTACCGGATGGCGCGGGAAGGGACGCTCCCGGCTTGGAAATTAGGAAACGTCTGGCGATTCAAGAAAGAGGCCATCGAGGACTGGATCGTCAACAGCCAGCGGGCGCACGAGCAGAAGCTTCATCGCAAATCCTAGGTTACCGCGCAGGGCGGTAACAGCCCGCATTGTCCTTTTTACATCGCCGGCAGGTAGACTCGGAAGAATCCCCGGTGTTCTGACTCCTCGACGGGGCCGCGCTCAGGGGCCTCGGTCTATGCTCTCCTATCACCGCGTTCCTCTCGACCGCTTTGCTCATTCGACCAGTCAAGACCACGACATTACCAAAGAGGTTGCAGTATGCCGGCGAGGTCTGAAAAACAGGCCAAACCCAGTGCGGCGGAGTGGAAAGAACTCAGGCGCCGTTGCGAGGAACTCAGTATCTCTATCGAGTCGATGCGGGCCTATTATGAGGATCTGCTGGGAAGCCTGCAAGACGGTATTATCATCGTCGAATCGGATGGACGTATCCGCTCAATCAATCAAGCAGCAGAGGAGCTGACCGGAGTGTCGGCGCAGGTATTGTACGGAAGGCCCTTTGAGCAGATATTTCCGAATGATCGCTCGCTGCAGGAGTTGGTACGGAAGACCATGGAGAGCGGCCGGACACATGCCGATTTCGATGCCAGACTGACGAGGCAGGACGGCTCGCAGGTGGTCATCAGCGCCGTGTCCTCCCTCATCAGCGATGGCACGGGTCAGGCGCGGGGCACCGTCCTGGTGCTCCGGGACCAGACCGGGATCAGGGAACTTGAGGAGCGTCTGCAGCGATCAGACCGCTTGGCGGCTCTCGGGACGGTAGCCGCAGGGGTGGCTCATGAGATCCGCAACCCGCTGGCCGGCCTCAGGGGGGCGGCGCAGTTACTCGAGGGCGAGCCTGACTTTCCTCCCGTTCTGAAAGAATACACTTTGGTGATTGTAAAAGAGGTTGATCGGCTCGGCGCGATTGTTGAGCGGCTGCTGTCTTTTGCCACACCTCGCGGTCCGGTCCTTCGCTCGTGTAACCTGCACGAAATCCTCGATGATCTCTTCTTTTTAGAGCGGGCGCCGTTGGGCGCTGCCAATGTCACGGTTCAGCGTCAGTACGACCCGCAGCTCCCTGAAATCCTCGCTGATCCCTCTGAAATCCGGCAACTGTTTCTGAACCTGATCCGTAATGGGGTCGAGGCGATGCCGGGCGGAGGAGATCTTACCGTTCGGACGCGGTATGAGCGATCTGCCAAACGCTGCGGGGGCCGGTCGGTGGCCGTGGCCGAGATTATCGATCAGGGGAGCGGGTTCGATCCCGAGATTGAGCGCCACCTGTTCACCCCGTTCTTCACCACAAAAGAAAGGGGGACCGGGTTGGGGCTGGCCATCTGCCTCCGGATTGTGGAAGACCATGGCGGAGCCATGGAGGCGACAAGCTCACCGGGCAGGGGCAGCAGGTTTCGAGTATGGCTGCCCCTTGCGAAACAACCCGAAGCGGTCTCATCTCACGATGAACCTCATCGGACTGCGCAGGACTTCAGGGCATGATTCAGACACGACAGATCCTCGTCGTTGATGACGAAGAAAGCATCCGTTGGGCCCTCCGCAAGGCGCTTGAGCGCGAGGGGTATCGGGTTGTACTGGCCGCCGATGGGATCGAGGGGCTCAAGCTGGCTACAGACCCGGGCATCGACCTTGTCCTTATGGATATCAAGATGCCGGGCGCAGAGGGGCTGGAAACCCTCAGTAAGATTAAAGAGGCCCGTCCGGGGCTTCCCGTCATCATTATGACCGCATTCGGCACACTCCAGGCTGCGGTCCAGGCGATGAAGCGCGGGGCCTATGATTACATTACTAAGCCGTTTGACTTCGGCGAACTCACGATTCTGGTGCAGCGAGTCTTTGAGATCCGTGAGCTGACTGAGCGGGTGGCGCAGATGGAGGCCCTCGGCGGCCGGCCCTTTGACTTCGGAGGAGTGGTCGGCCTCTGTCCGGCCATGCAACAGATCTTCAAGCTGGTGGGGAAGATGGCCGCCAGCGACCTGACCGTTCTCGTCAGGGGCGAGAGCGGCACCGGGAAGGAACTGCTGGCGAAAGCGATTCATTACAACAGCCGGCGCTCTGCGCGTCCGTTTGTGGCCGTCAACTGCGCGGCCATCCCTCGTGAGCTGCTCGAGAGCGAGCTGTTCGGTCACGAGCGGGGCGCCTTTACAGGAGCCAGCGCCCTTCGGCGCGGCAAGTTCGAGCTCGCGGAGGGCGGGACGATCTTCCTCGATGAGATCGGAGATATGGATATCGGCCTGCAGGCCAAAATCCTGCGTGTGCTCCAAGAACGGCAGTTTGAGCGGGTAGGGGGCGAACGGTCGCTCTCTGCCGATGTAAGGGTTATCGCCGCCACGAATCAAAAACTCGAAGCTGCCGTCGCACAGAAGAGCTTTCGAGAAGATCTCTACTATCGCCTGAACGTCGTCACCATCAATCTTCCGCCCCTTCGAGAGCGGATCGAAGATATCCCTTTGCTTGTGAACCACTTCCTGCATCGGTTTGCGGAAGAGCAGAGGCAGGAGCCAAAGACCCTGCCGCCAGAGACGCTTGAGCTGATGCTTGCGTATCGCTGGCCCGGAAATGTCCGCGAGCTGGAGAATGCTGTAAAAAGGGCTTGCGTGCTTGCTCCGACCTCTCTCATCCTGCCGGAGCATCTGCCTGCCGCTCTCCTGCACGCAGAGGAACTGGGCGCCGCTGGTGGCGGCTCCTCCTTCGAACGGTTGCTGTCTCAAGGGATTGCGGGCGAGCTGTTCCGTGTGCAACAGGAACGAGACGGGCAGATCTATGCGTACTTCCTCGCCGCGCTGGAGCGGCCTCTTCTTCTGCGCGTCCTGGAGAAGACCGGCGGGAACCAGCTTCGGGCGGCTGAGTTGCTCGGGATCAATCGCAACACGCTCCGAAAGAAACTCCGTGAGCTCGGCATCACGCCTGCCCGCAGCGATGAAGAGAAAACGAAAGGGTGAAGGTCTTCCCCGGACCGCGAAATACCGCTCGCGCGGTAATTCAGCGTCGCGTGCGACCTTTGATGGGATGCGGCTGACCTGGAGATGCCAATACCGCCTCGGCCGAGGTGAGGAGGAACGCTTTGAAGGCGATCGCCGCCCGACTGAGATGCTTGTCTTCGCGGTGGACCACGAACCACTGCCGCCGCAGGGGAAGCCCCTGAACATCCAGCACCACCAGGCGCTTGAGCGCCAGTTCCATACGTAGGACATGACGGGATAGAAGGGCAATCCCGAGCCCCGCGGCCACCGCCTCCTTCACAGCGCTGTTATCTCCCAGCTCCAACCCAACCCTGAGCTTCACTCCTTGCTGGCGAAAAAATTCATCGGCATTGAGACGGGTTCCTGAGCCGACCTCGCGCGCGATAAAGACCTCTTGGGCCAGGCGATCCACCGGAATTCGCCTCGCTGTTGCGAGCGGATGAGATGGGGCGGCGACGACGACGATCTCGTCAGAGAGAAACGGCTCGGCGACATGCGGAACTTCCTCGGGAGGACGCCCCATGACGACGAGGTCAACCTCATTGTGCAAGAGGCGATCTCGTACCAGCGCGCGGTTGGTGACCTCCAGGTTGATACCGATGCCGGGGTGTCGCTTCTGAAATGCCCCGAGCAATGAAGGCAGGACATAGGCGCCCGCTGTGCTGACGGCGGCAAGGGCAATCCGTCCGCGCTTCAGGCCGTCGAGCTCTTGCATCGCCAGCCTGGCTTCGTCGGTCAGCGCGCAGATCCTTTCGGCGTAGGCCAGGAGTTCTTTGCCCGCCTCGGTCAAGACAATGGTCCGACCGACCCGTTCGAAGAAGGTCGCATCGAGGGCCCGCTCCAGCTCCCGAACCTGCGCCGAGACGGCGGGCTGGGACAGGAAAAGCTCCTCGGCCGCGCGGGAGTAGCTCTGGCGCCTGGCGACCGCCAGAAAGACGCGAAGCTGATGAAAGGTCATGGTTATATTATAATGAAAAATCTATAGATATTGGACACTTTTCTTACTTAACTCTATTTGACATTATACCGAGACCGTTGCACACTGGGTCACATCGAAGCTGATAAGCGGAAGTCCCAACGATATCGGCTTGTGATCGACAGCCATCCACACCAAAGCACCTTTCTATTAGGAGTGTGCCTCCTGAGCCAACTATGAATACGCACGATATCTCGATTGATATGACCCAACCGGTTGTGCTGAAAACAGAGTGTCCCGAACTCGCCCTTTACGCAAGGGGGAAGGTCCGGGATATCTACGACTTCGGCGATCGTCTGCTGCTGGTGGCCACAGATCGGATCTCAGCGTTCGACGTAGTCCTGCCAACGGGCATTCCGGGAAAGGGGAGGGTCCTTACAGCCCTCTCCGCGTTCTGGTTTCGCTTGACCGCGGACCTGGTGTGCAATCACCTGCTCACCACCGAGGTGGATGCCTTCCCACCAGCGTGCCACCCCTACCGCGAGATGCTTCAGGGACGGAGCATGCTGGTCAAAAAGACGAAGCCTCTCCCCATCGAGTGCATTGTTCGCGGTTACCTTTCCGGCTCGGGCTGGGCGGAGTACCAAAAGACGGGGGCTGTTTCGGGTATCCCGCTTCCGGCGGGGTTACCGGAGTCGTGCCGCCTCGATTCGCCCCTCTTCACCCCTTCAACGAAGGCGGAGCAGGGGGCACACGATGTCAACATCACGTTTGATGAGGCGTCTGCCCAGCTCGGTACGGAGTTGGGTGAGCGTGTCCGAGGGCTGAGTCTGGTGCTGTATGAGCGGGCCCGGGCGTATGCTGTGGAACGGGGAATTATTATCGCCGACACGAAATTCGAGTTTGGGTTACTGGATGGCAATCTTATCCTGATCGACGAGGTTCTCACCCCTGACTCGTCCCGCTTCTGGCCATGCGATACCTATGCGCCGGGCCGATCCCAGCCGAGCTTCGATAAACAGTTTGTACGGGACTACCTGAAGTCGATCGCTTGGGGAATGCAGGAGCCGGGACCGGAGCTGCCTAAGGAGATCGTCGAACGAACTTATGCCAAGTACCAGGAAGCGTTGAGACGGCTGACCGGAGACGACTTGTTGTCATGAGGAGTGGCGTCGGCTGATGCACGGTTTCATGATCAGCACTTTCAGACAGGCGAAGCGTGTCGTCGTTATCGTCGTGGGCTTCACTGTGCTGCTGATCGGTATCGTCCTCATTGTGCTCCCCGGACCCGCCACGCTCGTTATCCCGCTTGGTCTGGCAATCCTGGCCACAGAGTTCGTTTGGGCTAAGAGGTTGCTGGTTCGATTCCAGCATGAGACGAGACGGCTGAAGCAAACCATTTCCAGAAAAGTGCAGCGCAACGATCGTGAGCGGTCAGGACAGAAGTGATCGCATCGGCCCCTCCCTTCCGCTACCGGCAATATCGTTGAGTCGACGGCCCCCGCTCTTCTGTCAGGCGAGCGTGAGGATGATCTCGCCTCCTTCCACGCGAACCGGATAGGTCTGAACAGCGTAGTCCCCGTCAACCGATGCCCCCGTCTTCAGATCGAACTGTCGGCCGTGAAGAGGGCAGATCACCTTCCCACCCCCGATGATGCCGTCTGCCAGCGGGCCCCCTCGATGCGGACACGCGTTTTTCGTGGCGAATAGCTGCCCATCGCGCTGACGGAATACGGCGATGGGGCAGCCGTCTACGACGTAGGTACAGCCCTGGCCGAGCGGGATCGCATCGACCGGACCAAGCGGCACAACGATCTCCAGTGAGGCGTGCTTCATCTCCATGCTTCACCTCTTCAGTTCCACAAGTACGGGTCCGCCGAACTGGGCCGGGTACACAGGTGCATCCGCCTCGGCCCAGGGATCTGTGCGGGCCTCGACCGCCCGTTCGATCTCGGCATCCAACCGCGCACCGATCCCTTCCACATCCTTGACGAGCAGCTCGCGTAGCTCGTCAATGCCGACGCGTTCCACAAGTCCATACGCCCGCTCCATGTACTTGCCATGCTCGCGGTAGTACTGGATGAAACGGCCCATGTATGTCAGAACCTCTTCGTGAGTCTTCACTGTGCACAGGAGGTCTGCGGCGCGCACCCGGGTCCCGGCGCCGCCGCCCACGTAGACCTGCCAACCGCCCTCGATGGCGACGGCTCCAAGGTCTTTGACGGTAGACTCGGCGCAGTTCCTCGGACAGCCCACCGCAGCGAGCTTCATCTTGTGCGGAGTCTCGATACCATGAAACCGCTTTTCGATCTTGATCCCCAGCGCGATGGAATCGCCGAGGCCGAATCGGCAAAAGAGCGATCCCACGCAAGTTTTACACGAACGGACCGCCTTGGTGTAGGCGTGACCGCTGGCCATTCCAAGATCTTTCCAGACGTGCGGAAGTTGCTCCTTCCTCACGCCCGCCAGCGCGATCCGCTGGCCACCGGTCAGCTTGATCGCCGGAACCTGGTACCTCTCCGCCACATCGGCGATGCGTCGAAGCTCCGCCGGCGAGGTGACGCCGCCGTAGATTCGCGGCACGACCGAGAACGTCCCGTCCTTCTGGATGTTGGCGTGGACCCGGTCGTTGATGAACCGCGCATCGCGTTCGTCTTCATACTCCCCGGCCCAGATGGTCTTGAGAAGCGACGCCAGGGCCGCTTTATGGCTCGGTTCCTCTCGTCCGCCGTTGAGCTCACGGAAGAGCGCGCTGACACTCTTGATGCCTTTGGCCTTGATGGCGGCCACCAGCTCGGGCCTGGTCATCGGGAGACTCGGCACATACCAGTGTTCGGCGGGGTCGAGCGCCACCTCTCCGGCATAGACCTCGAGGAACTGCTCGAGGAGCTTCTTGCAGCCGCCGCAACTTGTGCCGGCCCTCGTGCTGGCCCCGATCTGCGAGACTGATCGGCACTTGCCGAACTCGATCGCCTCCTTGATCTGACCTTTGGTGACCCCGTGACAGTGACAGATCTGAGCGTGATCGGGCAGGTCAAACACCGAGAGGATCGGG is part of the Candidatus Methylomirabilota bacterium genome and harbors:
- the nirD gene encoding nitrite reductase small subunit NirD, encoding MEMKHASLEIVVPLGPVDAIPLGQGCTYVVDGCPIAVFRQRDGQLFATKNACPHRGGPLADGIIGGGKVICPLHGRQFDLKTGASVDGDYAVQTYPVRVEGGEIILTLA
- a CDS encoding PGPGW domain-containing protein, which codes for MHGFMISTFRQAKRVVVIVVGFTVLLIGIVLIVLPGPATLVIPLGLAILATEFVWAKRLLVRFQHETRRLKQTISRKVQRNDRERSGQK
- the nirB gene encoding nitrite reductase large subunit NirB: MDGRTRLVVIGNGMAGTKVVQEILSRDRERFHVVMFGSEPYGNYDRTLLSDVLTGSKDAKQIFLNSLDWYRDHNITLHAGMPATAIDRDNKIVRGGGIEESYDTLIIATGSRALVPPVKALEKIGVFVFRTLDDCQTIEAYARGCRRAAVMGGGLLGLEAARGLLSLGLQVTVVEMMPWLMAQQLDAEGGALLQRSMEQMGVQTLLGKTVTRALGGKRLTGLEFQDGTTLDTDMVVMSCGIRPNAELAERFGLAVDRGIVVNDRMQTSDPDIYAVGECAQHRGKLYGLVAPLYDQARVLAEHLTGVLSNGGYQGSRSITKLKVMGIQLVSMGDTIPSDPQDEVVSYVEPSRGVYKKMIIRNNRLAGATLLGETDTAGVLTQMFLLNAELPDRRADLLFGTSTGAPILSVFDLPDHAQICHCHGVTKGQIKEAIEFGKCRSVSQIGASTRAGTSCGGCKKLLEQFLEVYAGEVALDPAEHWYVPSLPMTRPELVAAIKAKGIKSVSALFRELNGGREEPSHKAALASLLKTIWAGEYEDERDARFINDRVHANIQKDGTFSVVPRIYGGVTSPAELRRIADVAERYQVPAIKLTGGQRIALAGVRKEQLPHVWKDLGMASGHAYTKAVRSCKTCVGSLFCRFGLGDSIALGIKIEKRFHGIETPHKMKLAAVGCPRNCAESTVKDLGAVAIEGGWQVYVGGGAGTRVRAADLLCTVKTHEEVLTYMGRFIQYYREHGKYMERAYGLVERVGIDELRELLVKDVEGIGARLDAEIERAVEARTDPWAEADAPVYPAQFGGPVLVELKR